The following coding sequences are from one bacterium window:
- a CDS encoding UvrD-helicase domain-containing protein, producing MKEINFRAVIIEASAGTGKTYWITREFLNLIGKDNPASDIKKILAVTFSEKASIEMKTRILEEMYSGIFQKLPEYKKIELENAILRMRISTIHSFCRLLLKRFAFYKGIDPFFNVIDKRESILFSYRAFNKFLNTETSEQLLHLLKDFKLQTLKKQIFNIMEKHPYTTIGISEGILTEKIAGISKYINEISENIKRELSALDFNDLEIMTYNILNESPDALTILEDFDEKNNFIFVDEFQDTNLVQWKIIYKLVEDWISGYTAKTETGKPYGIFLVGDRKQSIYKFRGAEGKVFDEAKKVLNIYCTEKKLLYNHRSTPQIISFINNVFDGIYPWTEEKLSGGLGVEAPSCVEINIAERNEDNAKESEYIWVLGKIQELIENKRKVWDKKIRDFRDIEFRDIAILLRKKAGKNFPILERQLKEAGIPFVVIGGIGFYREPEIIFLLSLILALIDPSDMYSLWNLISSVYKIDIDKIYKWRDMLKNEEIVDVVERIIKELDFWRGISTQQKANIEKFLMIIDNWRGVPLYTVARNLRTMMFSDEEPKADIFSEHQDAVRVLTVHNAKGLEFPAVFLVNIEDGNVNIGKEDIFYQKTEESPLYKFILKKEADEEYEKSFRQMLEEEEQRVLYVALTRACQYLFISGTKKARGGSIWINMIERFRNEFPATPVQKISISKEKIEKELQIDYIPERISLAGTLTSYTEEKKDGEYYYEGTLIGDIAHKLIYEISKGEIKNRNEYNKRVRFYLKKAMFDRNKKMEEGLEKIYDGIEKISEFREILEIKEGRYSEMPFIVEIEGRIYTGFIDRIVLREDNICCIYDYKMEEGKTEKYKSQMDIYEKAVRKMFPENDIVKRYIVFLKTGKIEEV from the coding sequence ATGAAAGAGATTAACTTTAGAGCAGTTATTATTGAAGCATCAGCAGGGACAGGTAAGACCTACTGGATAACCAGGGAGTTTCTTAATTTAATAGGGAAAGATAATCCTGCATCTGATATAAAAAAGATTCTTGCAGTAACATTTTCTGAAAAAGCATCCATAGAAATGAAAACACGTATTCTTGAAGAGATGTATAGTGGGATATTTCAAAAACTCCCTGAATATAAAAAGATAGAATTAGAAAATGCCATATTGAGGATGCGTATTTCAACCATACATTCCTTCTGTCGTCTGCTTTTAAAAAGGTTTGCATTTTATAAAGGTATAGACCCTTTTTTCAATGTAATAGACAAAAGAGAAAGTATATTGTTCTCCTATAGAGCATTCAACAAATTTTTAAATACTGAAACTTCAGAGCAATTACTCCATCTTCTGAAGGACTTTAAATTACAAACGTTAAAAAAGCAGATATTCAATATTATGGAAAAACATCCATATACTACTATTGGAATTTCTGAAGGGATACTTACAGAGAAAATAGCAGGTATCAGTAAATATATAAATGAAATATCTGAAAACATAAAGAGAGAACTGTCTGCGCTCGATTTTAATGACCTTGAAATAATGACATATAACATTCTCAATGAAAGCCCTGATGCATTGACAATACTTGAGGATTTTGATGAAAAAAATAACTTTATATTTGTAGATGAATTTCAGGATACAAATCTTGTACAATGGAAGATTATATATAAACTCGTTGAGGATTGGATATCCGGCTATACTGCAAAGACAGAAACAGGGAAACCATATGGTATTTTTCTTGTAGGCGATAGGAAGCAGTCCATATATAAGTTTAGGGGAGCAGAAGGAAAGGTGTTTGATGAAGCAAAAAAAGTTTTAAATATCTATTGTACTGAAAAAAAACTTCTATATAACCATAGAAGCACACCTCAAATAATCAGTTTTATAAATAATGTTTTTGATGGTATTTACCCATGGACAGAGGAAAAATTATCCGGTGGGCTTGGAGTTGAGGCGCCTTCCTGTGTAGAGATAAATATAGCGGAGAGAAATGAGGATAATGCAAAAGAAAGTGAATACATATGGGTTTTAGGTAAGATACAGGAACTTATAGAAAATAAAAGGAAGGTATGGGACAAAAAGATAAGAGATTTCAGAGATATTGAATTCCGTGATATAGCCATACTTTTGAGAAAAAAAGCAGGAAAAAATTTCCCGATTCTTGAGAGACAACTTAAAGAAGCAGGCATTCCTTTTGTAGTAATTGGAGGTATAGGGTTTTATAGAGAACCAGAGATTATATTTCTTCTTTCACTTATCCTTGCTCTTATAGACCCATCGGATATGTATTCTTTATGGAATTTAATCTCCTCTGTTTACAAAATTGATATTGATAAGATATATAAATGGAGGGATATGCTTAAGAATGAAGAGATTGTAGATGTAGTTGAAAGAATAATTAAGGAATTAGATTTCTGGAGAGGGATAAGTACACAGCAGAAAGCCAATATTGAGAAGTTTTTAATGATTATAGATAACTGGAGAGGGGTTCCTTTATATACCGTAGCAAGAAATTTAAGAACAATGATGTTTTCTGATGAAGAACCGAAGGCGGATATATTTTCAGAACATCAGGATGCAGTGAGGGTACTTACAGTGCATAATGCAAAAGGGCTTGAATTTCCCGCGGTCTTTCTTGTGAATATTGAGGACGGCAATGTAAATATCGGAAAGGAAGACATCTTTTATCAAAAGACAGAAGAATCCCCACTTTATAAATTTATTCTTAAAAAAGAAGCAGATGAAGAATATGAGAAGAGTTTTAGGCAGATGCTTGAAGAGGAAGAGCAGAGAGTATTATACGTGGCACTTACCCGTGCCTGTCAGTACCTTTTTATTTCAGGGACAAAGAAAGCAAGAGGTGGAAGTATATGGATAAATATGATTGAAAGGTTTAGAAATGAGTTTCCAGCAACTCCTGTTCAAAAAATATCCATATCCAAAGAGAAAATAGAAAAGGAATTGCAAATAGATTATATTCCTGAAAGAATATCTTTAGCAGGTACGCTTACATCTTATACGGAAGAAAAAAAAGATGGGGAGTACTATTATGAAGGAACTCTTATCGGAGATATTGCACATAAATTGATTTATGAAATATCAAAAGGCGAGATAAAAAACAGGAATGAATATAACAAAAGGGTGAGATTTTATTTGAAAAAAGCAATGTTTGATAGAAACAAGAAAATGGAAGAAGGACTGGAAAAAATATATGATGGTATTGAAAAAATTTCTGAATTTAGAGAGATTTTAGAGATAAAAGAGGGAAGGTATTCAGAAATGCCTTTCATAGTTGAAATAGAAGGCAGGATATATACTGGTTTTATTGACAGAATAGTCCTTAGAGAAGATAATATCTGCTGTATCTATGACTACAAAATGGAAGAAGGGAAAACCGAAAAATACAAAAGTCAGATGGATATATATGAAAAAGCAGTAAGAAAGATGTTTCCTGAAAACGATATTGTAAAAAGATATATTGTCTTTCTGAAAACCGGAAAAATAGAAGAAGTTTGA